In a single window of the Olivibacter sp. SDN3 genome:
- a CDS encoding RidA family protein yields MKTIKYLIILMGLFFTTEVLSQNNNNEMITFENPVTVAAPNGYSHVVKVDLGNAYMLVLSGQVAFDEKGVLIGKDNFAKQTEQVFQNIKNIIETAGGTMDNLVKLGFFVTDISQLQQLRSVRDTFINTEQPPASTLVEVKGLVHKDLLIEIEATAIVPKG; encoded by the coding sequence ATGAAAACTATAAAATATCTAATAATATTGATGGGGCTGTTTTTCACTACTGAAGTGCTAAGTCAAAATAATAATAACGAGATGATAACCTTTGAAAATCCTGTCACAGTTGCTGCACCTAATGGTTATTCACATGTAGTAAAGGTTGATTTGGGCAATGCTTATATGCTTGTTTTATCTGGACAAGTAGCATTTGATGAAAAAGGTGTTTTGATTGGCAAGGATAATTTTGCCAAACAAACAGAACAGGTTTTTCAGAATATTAAAAATATTATTGAAACGGCTGGCGGTACGATGGATAACTTGGTTAAACTAGGCTTTTTTGTTACGGATATAAGTCAACTTCAACAATTGAGGTCTGTTAGAGATACTTTCATCAATACTGAGCAACCTCCTGCAAGTACATTGGTGGAGGTAAAAGGACTGGTCCATAAAGATCTACTGATAGAAATTGAAGCTACGGCTATCGTTCCGAAAGGTTAG